The following is a genomic window from Elaeis guineensis isolate ETL-2024a chromosome 10, EG11, whole genome shotgun sequence.
atttttttaaatatgttcTAGACATAAATAGTAATATGCTTAATAAATGGTCATATGGACAATTTTTGTCGTAGTTTCGAGGCGAGTCTATAGCATGTGAAAAACATACATTTAGAATAAGCTTTATACCTtacgttttaaaaaattttgatacttCTAGTTTTCTTTTTGATGTTCACAAAGAATTCTAGACATAAATAGTAATATGCTTAATATATGGTCATATGGACAATTTTTGTCGTAGTTTCGAGGCGAGTCTATAGCATGTGAGAAACATACATTTAGAATAAGCTTTATACTTTacgttttaaaaattttgatacttCTAGTTTTCTTTTTGATGTTCACAAAGAATTCTAGACATAAATAGTAAAATGCTTAATAAATGGTCATATGGACAATTTTTGTCGTCGTTCCGAGGCGAGTCTATAGCATGTGAGAAACATACATTTAGAATAAGCTTTATACTTtacgttttaaaaaattttgatacttCTAGTTTTCTTTTTGATGTTCACAAAGAAAACTAGAGGCCTATCTCGTTCGTGAATGATAATCATAACAATAACTATCACATTTTGTCCCAACTATTGGGGTCAGCTTAATAAATCCTTGTTCACCAGAATTTCTATGGATGTTAAAACAGGGAAGATATTGAACTTGGATTTGTTTCACAGTTTGACATGTTCTATATAAGTGTGAACCTAACATCCAAGGTTTTAAGTCTTGGCATGACAGGGGGCATCCCaggaaaaggagaagaaaggaaaggaaagaagggagaacaaaaaaagaaagcaggaaaaaggaagaaaggaaagaaacaagcaagaatgaaaaaagaaaaaggaaggataaaaggaaggaaagaaagaacaaaagaaataaaaaggaaatacagaaacaaaggaaagaagaaggggagaggGATGTCTCAGGGTGTCCCATTCCAGGAGAAACTGAGAATCCCCTATCCACAGTCTTTAAAACCTTACTAACAACAACTGTTCACTGTTTCCATTTGGGATTTGAACCAGCATCTGTGTTGGTTATTTCTTGAATGCTGTAATCAATGAGTGTAACATGGATGTTCTACATTGAAATTGTGGTAGGAAAGTTCGAGGTTAAGGGTTTGAGAACCAATCTATTTAAAGAGTATATACGGGCTTCAGTATCAGTGGGAAAATTATTATGAACCTTCGATAAAGGTTCAAGATTGATTTCCTTGAAATACCTATAAACAATAATTTTACCTCGAATCTATTGTAGAGAAATGGATGGTGGACAAAAACATTTCTAGTACGGTTAATTAATCATGATGTGGATGTTGGAGATGTTAATGACCGACAAATGCCAATCAAATATAGGGAAAAGTTTTAAGAAACATTAGGAAGGATGGTAATGCCATATTGCTGGAATGTTTGACAAAGAGGATGCCAATAAATAAATGAGTTGGTAGAAACAAGAATCCTTGTGCTACAAAAGCCAGAGGACAAATTGAAATGAGTAAATAGAGGAAGATTAAAATGTTACATCAGGCAAAGTGATGAAGCATTGGTTGAAAATAACGTTCATGCATTAAATTTCTGAATTAAGCATGGATTGTTTCATGTCAAAAGATTTGATAAAGATGGCTGAGAAAAGCTGTGTCCCATCTAGATTTATGCCTAACATCCGATCAAACTTTGTCACTTTTATGTAGAGGATTTGTTTCAAGTATATACCGAATACTTCTGCAAGTATATACCGTATACTTCTGCATGTACCTTCATCTCAGCTGTTGTAtcatcaaaagcttcaaacttttTCTGATTGAATTTAATACTAGTGACTTAGTATGCAGTCATTGATATTGTGATTTGAGAAGAAGTTCCAGTCTCTGAGGAAGACTACTCCTTGTACCTTTATCTCCATGATTTTGATTGCCTTTCAAGTATTTATTGATTACTTCTGCATGTACCTTCATCTCAGCTATTGTATCATCAAAATAttcaaacttattttttattgtttttaATACCATGACATAAATATGCAGTCCTTGATGTTGAGAAGATGTTATCAGTCTCCAAGGGAAGATTGTGCTTGTGTTTAGTCACACTCTTAGATCATCTACCACATTGTATAACCATCCATGCCGAAGAATCAGCACATATCTGCTTTCAATGAGAATTTCTTAATAGGCTTCTTTTAATTATTCCCTAAAAATTGTGTGCTGGTCCAAATGAGAGGACAGTGATAAATGAACTTatttccaaaaacaagagcagaaACCTAAATAATAAGCATAACTATTTAGCTAGAACAATGTACATATGGTGTTGatttttgaatctaatttaagaTAGTATTTATGATTTGTTAGTGAAGGAAAGCTGCATTAATTAATTTCAGTGAGATCCACATCAAAAATGTCATACACCTGAGAGAATATTGGATAAAGGCTCCAAAACATCCTGTGCTCTGCTAAGAAAACTACTACCAATGTTATAATGTCAATCATATCAATGAGAAATTATGTGCTTTGTTAATTTCATTGCGTGATAGGTTTTACTGCTCTTTATCTGTGGATTAAATTGCACTTCTTTTCCCTCCTATTGCAGGTTGATAGAAGATACAAACAATATTACCATCAAATGCAGATTGTAGTGTCATCTTTTGATGTATTTGCTGGTTCTGGGGCTGCTAAACCTTACACTGCACTTGCCCTTCAGACAATCTCTCGGCACTTCCGCTGCCTCAGAGATGCCATCAGTGGTCAGATTCGAGCAACCCAGAAAAGTCTTGGAGAGCAAGACAGTTCAATTAACAAGGCAGGTGGAATCTCTCGCCTTCGGTATATAGACCAGCAGATAAAGCAACAGAGGGCTGTGCAGCAGTTTGGTATGATGCAACAGCATGCATGGAGGCCACAGAGGGGGCTACCTGAGTCATCTGTCTCAGTCCTTCGTGCTTGGCTGTTTGAGCACTTTCTTCATCCGTAAACTTCAACTACCTCCTCCTCCTGCAAATTTGATAATATTACAGTTTATATTTCTTCATATTAATTGTTTTTTTATGTAACCTTTTGCCAGTTACCCAAAGGATTCTGAGAAGCTGATGCTTGCAAGACAGACAGGCTTGACAAGGAGTCAGGTATGCTCCTCACTATTTATATGAGAACATTAAAGGTTTATATCTGGAAATGTTTAGGATGTTTCGTCCTTTAATGATTAATGCAATGTCTGATTGTGTCAGTCACTTAGAGAGCAAGTCCGTCATTCTTCTCTCCATATTCTATACTGTAGTTTCATTTATTCTATCTAAACCTAATATCTTTATCATATGTTATTTGTCTCCCTTCCAACTTCTACTTCATGATCCTTCTGCAACTATGTTTGCTGTCTCAGCTCCTCTATGCACCAATGCAGCTTAGCTCTCCTTGCACCTAATACTTAACATTGATCTTGTATTGTGTCCTGTTCCCCTTATAGGTATCCTCATGCCACACACTGTGAAACATATATTTGACTTGGATCCCTATGTTATATATCCTATGCATCGCGTACCACATATTATGTTACAAGGACAACATTTAGAGCCACATCCTATTCAAATCATGACAATCAGTAGCGTTTGTTTTTGTTATTTTTAGTTGTTTATCATCTGCTCTCCCTTTGTCTAGGTTTCAAACTGGTTCATTAATGCTCGAGTTCGGCTTTGGAAGCCTATGATAGAGGAAATGTACAAAGAAGAGATTGGTGACACTGAGATTGACTCAAACTCTTCATCAGAGAATCCGCCCAGACAAAAGGATGAGATCCAATCCTCTGAGAACCAGGACGATTTACAAAGCCCTGCAGGGGAAAGATGCCAGACAAACCAACTTAATGACTCAAAGTCCAAAGCCATCCACAACATGGATATGGGTGGGGCGTCTGCCAGCTTTCAGGACAAAACAAGTTCAGGTGATGCTTACATGAATCTTAAGTTGAATGAACAAAGACCGAATGGCAATGACTGTAGCCTTCTACAAGATGCTCTCACCCACTCGGAGGGAAGGTATATGGCTTATCAGACGGCTGAGTTTGGTCAATACGGGAATAGCGGTGTCTCTCTCACACTGGGGCTACAACACTGTGATGGAAGCCTTCCTGTATCAAATGGTCCACAGAGCTTTCTTGCAATGAGGGGGGAAGACATTTACAGTGCAGCTGCTCCAATTGGAGCTGATACAGCTGATTATGATTACATAAATATGGATGATCGGCGGCACAGGTTTGGGTCATCCCATCTACTTCATGATTTTGTTGCTTAAAGCGCCAAATTTTATTGCAGTGGCTGTTCAAATAAGTGATGCTGGAATAACATGCCCAAAGCTGCCTTTGGATAGTGCTTGCAGGCACCATAGAAGGAAGTTCATTAGCATGATATATGTAGTATAAGAGAGATAAATTGAGTGGGTGGAATATACAGGGTAGCATGTTGTAAAGATAGAAGCATAATTTTTGTGTAATTGTTGAAGAACATGTAATACTATTATTTGAGTATCATCCTTTTGTATACTATTGGAATGGCTTCAAAACCCTGGTGTGATAAGTGCATGAAGTTGTAAGCACAGGTGTggtggtttttccttcaggtGAAATCAATCACCGCTCCTTTCCTTGATCTAATTCTTTCCCATGGTCAATTTGTTTGATGGAATGTTTCCGTTTCCTGCAAGAAGGGTTACATTTGTGGCTCTATACTCTGGCAGAGAAGTTAAGCAATCTTTGGCATGATTCAACCCTCTCCATCCTCCATTTCTATACTTTCAACCTTATGAGCCAGCCTTCCTTTCTTCCATTGCTTTGTCTTTAAAGACATCTTTGTTCGTCATGGTACTGCCACCTCTCTATCTTCCCTGTACCATTGACCTCTTCACCTGTGTCCATTTATTATCAGGTCTGGATCATCTATCAGATGCCCCTCTTCGGTGCTAGGAAAATGTCCATCCGGGAACTCCCCAGCTTTGCCTATTCATTACTCCATATTTTTCCTCCAATGAGGTTTGTCACTGCCTTTGTTCATGGATATCATCACCCTCTAGAGGCTGGAATACCATCAGGGTGCTTGACATGCACTTCATGGTTGGCTGGACGGTGGGCTCCCCATTTTTCCATTATTAAGGCATGAGACAGGCCAAAATTGACACTAAGAAACCATGCATATACAATTATTTGCCGCTATCAGTTGTGCATATCCTTTGGGTCACAAAAGCAACGACCATAAATTGGACATAATGACTCTTGTGGGTGGTGCTTGCAACAAAGCAGACATGGGAGATATTGGATTCAAGTGATTGTCTTAGATAGGATCCAAAGCATAGCCGAGATCTCTGGATCTCATCGAAAATATTTAGTGTACCGTGCAGCAGGAGATATTGGAGCAGAATGATGAGGGTGTTCTTGAGACTTatgattgaaattttaagtggTGGGGTGTCCGCTAGGACTAGAATAGACTTGCAACAAGGAAGTGAGTTAGGGATCCGTGCGGAGGTGAGAAGTATGACAAAGTTAATTGAGAAAAGGGAGACACTGAGTGGAAGGGTGAGGGAAGATTGGAGCAAAGCTGCAAGGAAAAGTTTTGGAATTTGGTGGAGCCAGGGGACCAACCGTATGCGATGGATCACAAGCTAAAGATGAAACCAATTCTCTTACATCTCCTTCCAAAGAACTGACAATTAACTCATACGAGCAGCACATGCaatatggatattttttttacataaaaatatttttattttgaaaataatacgaACCTCTTTGATCGTGGAAGCTTGGTTctaatcaaaaagagttttggataTGTGATACTTCTAAGTGAAAAAGGTAAATTAGAAAATCTATATTTGGATAGAATTCTAGAAAAGATGTAATTTTAGCCATAAGTGCCGGCAGCATGCTTGGATCCAACTTAGGAGGCTCGTGGGATACATTGCAACAATTTGACAAATATAAGATTGACATtgctgaaattaaaaatataagagGATATTTACAAAATAGGATAAAATGCAAGAGGTTTTCTTACTCTTTATCCCATATGATATAGTCAATTTATCATTCACCCttaaatatatcaatttattatttcaaaacatcatatcaattatttaatatttttggtctaatttattttaaatctatgtaAGTTACTTTTCTATATTCTAGTTTTATTTATGTTATTTTTAAATTAGTAAAAATAAATCATACATTTTGATTGAGatttacttttatttatttatctaattttatatatttccaTTCAACTTTGTTCACATTTGGATGTTTAATCTAACAGTTTTGGTGATTATTTTGTATTTTTAGTTTTGCCATATAAGTTCAaacatttatgattttatttttaattttttattgaatttattttatatatgatctTTTATATCAATCTCTATATTTTatagattatctatttttttattttcttttacatgttttctaatttaataaatttttatgtttTAGCTTATCTTTTTTACTTGCTATTAGTAACTTAATGTGTTCATGTAAATTAGAAAACAAAAATGAAAGTAAAATAAATGTTTCATTATTTCATATAATAATGATTTATAATAAACATATATAATATGGTACCATTTTTGCTATTAA
Proteins encoded in this region:
- the LOC105053454 gene encoding BEL1-like homeodomain protein 7 — protein: MATFYTSSTNQRDAMPNLCLWDPGHTPYPESSVTGNMLYLNYPSSSLYSDALAGNTQSQQNSVKLPIPSAIISQGSSVEVPNMMTSHLGENAYNGWRDGRNEMSFMQIIGGSMNGAGDLVRSSVSNNFQMGLQTQLGIVNGQDLSLQQSNVSTMQNQGLSLSLSTQIPVPSFQYRPATSDLSFFGPHQSATGNSGSCRDDDSRNKNMHPNLSAYGVSSLTNPISNSKYLKAAQELLDEVVNVRKALKDKADKSQSVHASAGTTGCKDTDGATKSEGMPSNPQESTANSSSELSPSERQDLQNKVTKLLAMLDEVDRRYKQYYHQMQIVVSSFDVFAGSGAAKPYTALALQTISRHFRCLRDAISGQIRATQKSLGEQDSSINKAGGISRLRYIDQQIKQQRAVQQFGMMQQHAWRPQRGLPESSVSVLRAWLFEHFLHPYPKDSEKLMLARQTGLTRSQVSNWFINARVRLWKPMIEEMYKEEIGDTEIDSNSSSENPPRQKDEIQSSENQDDLQSPAGERCQTNQLNDSKSKAIHNMDMGGASASFQDKTSSGDAYMNLKLNEQRPNGNDCSLLQDALTHSEGRYMAYQTAEFGQYGNSGVSLTLGLQHCDGSLPVSNGPQSFLAMRGEDIYSAAAPIGADTADYDYINMDDRRHRFGSSHLLHDFVA